Proteins from a single region of Maledivibacter sp.:
- a CDS encoding helix-turn-helix domain-containing protein, translated as MNAILKQLRNERKLTQRQLAKLLNLSPSTIAMYETGQRKPDFQILQKIADFFDVSTDYLLGRTDIRNLYKEIVLKESKASYTLDVGDLSKEDIAKVKEYVDLLRQKDSFGKGVDRK; from the coding sequence ATGAATGCAATATTAAAACAACTAAGAAATGAAAGAAAACTCACCCAACGACAATTAGCAAAATTACTTAATCTATCTCCAAGTACAATAGCCATGTATGAAACGGGACAAAGAAAACCTGATTTTCAAATACTCCAAAAAATTGCTGATTTTTTCGATGTTTCAACAGACTATCTTCTAGGAAGAACAGACATCAGAAATTTATACAAAGAAATAGTCCTAAAAGAAAGCAAAGCTTCTTATACCTTAGATGTAGGTGATCTGTCTAAGGAAGATATAGCTAAGGTTAAAGAATATGTTGATTTGTTGAGGCAGAAGGATAGTTTTGGTAAGGGAGTAGATAGGAAATAA
- a CDS encoding aspartyl-phosphate phosphatase Spo0E family protein: MKEIEAKIKQNIKNRIDTLRLELNEVYETQGHTKEVVKMSQELDKYIFFAQREAMRKSGDE; encoded by the coding sequence ATGAAAGAGATAGAAGCAAAGATTAAGCAAAATATCAAAAACAGAATCGATACATTAAGATTAGAATTAAATGAAGTATATGAGACACAAGGACATACTAAGGAAGTAGTTAAGATGAGTCAAGAATTAGATAAATATATTTTTTTTGCCCAGCGAGAAGCTATGAGAAAGAGCGGAGATGAATAG
- a CDS encoding helix-turn-helix transcriptional regulator, whose amino-acid sequence METLSGLRQKLGLTQKELHEKTGIPMSSIAMYEIGERMPSLKRAKKLAKFFEVPIEEIAFGKKVHNE is encoded by the coding sequence GTGGAAACTCTTAGTGGACTAAGGCAGAAACTTGGGCTGACCCAAAAGGAATTACATGAGAAAACGGGTATACCAATGAGTTCTATTGCAATGTATGAAATAGGTGAAAGAATGCCTAGTTTAAAAAGAGCTAAAAAGCTCGCTAAATTTTTTGAAGTACCAATAGAAGAAATTGCTTTTGGGAAAAAAGTTCACAATGAGTGA
- a CDS encoding helix-turn-helix domain-containing protein, with the protein MSFGKKLSLLRKEFNLTQSDLAKQIGVSRGTIGMYEIDKRDPDTSTLKKISCIFNISIDYLLDTADDPSQIQLSKHYLTKEISHEYLILAKEIQDKQICPGDIKKFIDILQRNK; encoded by the coding sequence ATGTCATTTGGTAAAAAATTATCTTTATTACGCAAAGAATTTAATTTAACACAAAGTGATCTAGCAAAACAAATAGGTGTTTCTAGAGGCACTATAGGTATGTATGAGATTGATAAAAGAGACCCCGATACCTCCACACTAAAAAAAATATCGTGTATCTTTAATATTTCTATAGATTATTTACTTGATACCGCAGATGATCCAAGCCAAATACAATTAAGTAAACATTATCTCACCAAAGAAATATCCCATGAATATCTAATATTAGCCAAGGAAATACAAGATAAACAAATATGTCCCGGAGATATAAAAAAATTTATTGATATACTACAAAGGAATAAATAG